In Helicoverpa armigera isolate CAAS_96S chromosome 22, ASM3070526v1, whole genome shotgun sequence, the genomic stretch CGAAAAGTAACGTAGCTAGTTCATGAATAAGTTTCCTCAAGTCGCGGGTCTTACCGCGGAAAGCAGCTAGTATTATAATCTTTTCGTAAATGATATGAACTTTTAGCCGTATGCTTCTTAAACTACTTTTTGAGTTCAACGATCCGAtaaattactaaatatttaaatctggTCTAGGTTCTTCTGTCAAAGTAATGCAATATTTATAAGttgcatattttataaattaattatctgtAGTTTTCATTGTGGTGTGGATTCATTTTGTATTAGCTAATTAAGTCATATTTTAATTGCATCAGTTTAGTTTGCTGCCGTGTTGAATTTCTTTTGTTCTTCTTTTGAGGTtgcataacattattttacttGGCATGGCATTTTCTTTCATCTTTAATTTTaggtattgcaaaaaatattgttaaaatagtTTCTATATAATAGAAAACTTACAAAAGTGTATTctataataaacttattaattaaagtatctCAATAATTACTCGATCActatctaataatttaaaaaaacgagTAAACATATTTCATCGTatgtaaaattctaaaaaccTCTTTGCTGCAATATTTCTTTGTTCTCGCTGATTTGAATTAGGAACTCAGTACAAAATCCGTTTTCCAACTGGCCGCCAAGCGGCgcaattttttgcaaaaaaattatgaaattgttaataactttataattgCATTTTAGCAAAACGCagcaattttcttttacaataaaaaccttGAAGAtgcaaagaaagaaataaaataacgcATAAACTAAGCTAATTAATTCAGTGTTTGTACGGTAATTAtgctaaataatttaaacatttacaGACTCGCTGGTCTTGATTGCGGTACGCGcaggaatttaattatttattaccgtGTGTCTTTTTAATTTCCACATCAAAATAACGGAAGTTAAATTGTgggttattttattcaaattcggTTTATTGTAGACTTAGGTAACGTTGATGCTACCATGCATAAAATTAGATACAacctcaaaatcatttattcaaactagactgcaaaacagcactttttgaacgtcaacatTTATAAgtcagcccccaaaacgcccaacCTTCACCACTATCTATATCTATGCATCCACTATGTCCTGCCCAGTAGGCACAAGTACAATAAtgaaatgattatattattgaataataatttagttaacaCATTCTGTGGTCCACACTACTTCGGCTcgtgtaaattaaattttctggTCTCcgaaaaattgtttattttgccacAAGCAAGCAAGGTACAAAAGTCATGGTATTTTTAGACACAGCAAAGATAACGCAACACAATTTCTATTCATGTATTGCCTACCTAATCTTAAACCACGAATATGCATGGACAGGCTATTAAAAGATGAACGTTTCAATAAAAGGTGGCAACATTTCATAAAGATTGCATACAAAGGTGAGTGTTGCAAGCTGTGATCTACGGGTTTACCAAGGTTAACCCTTAGAGCTGGTAACATTTTTGATTATGTAATGTGATGTACCACAAAgctttttttatcgacgtaaaatcatcaaatgacccctcccgctgtgggttagcagcggtgagggagtgtcagactcttactgactaaaatcgtcgtgttccgtcataggccttttatgtaccagggccgcggtatctctttcgaacaacccgcagccccggcaggccttggccctgctgggccccgctggggttgctgacgtctctttgaggagcgcgtggaacaacgcgcgccgtcgacacgggtctgtcgtctaggaagacagagggacgatgagccacccgaactcaccgcccacagacccacgcctacggtggccgggagtcatctcgcgacacccggcgcccatggtgtctacctggtccagcgcggcggccgggatgagaggtgcgaactctctggcgttccgcctcctccttctcgagcatgaccgcttcgcagaaggaggcgacggcatcccattccctctcgccccggaccatggcctgaaccagggccggacgcgagaggtcgccgccgcccaaagcctcgacgaggacccggcggtgcccttcccatgcggggcacacctggactgtgtggtccaccgtgtcctcggggctgtccgcacaatggtgacacccgggcgcctcctcacgaccgatgcggtgcaggtacctcccgaaacaaccgtgtccggtgaggacctgcgtcatgcggtacgtgagggcgccgtgactcctcccgagccactcctcaaagaggggacttaccgccacgatggtggcgtgccctatgTACCACAAAGCTGCGGATATCAAATGTAGAAAAACAATTGAGCGCGCCGCGCCGTGTCGCAGTGTCGAATCCCGCgctgaacatttatttttgtgatttgcGTATGTTTTTTTCTTCGGTCTAATATAGAAAAGTACTACAGTTTGTTCATGTTTTGGCATAGATTGATATTATGTGagtgaatgaaaattaatgtcGTTGTTTACGTCGAGAAACTGTAGAATTGGTGCGATTATGCTACTCCTTGCTAATGCAATTTGGCAGGCGTAAACAATAAGACTAGTTGACGAAATCcactacaatatttaaatgaagaaatattttctcGAGCAAATTTTGTGACACAGATTTATTTCAGCTAACTTTTTACCCAAAGGTACATTTATGTTTGACAATGCAGATAGTATTGCAGTATCTACTTACTACTTTAATTTTGACAATGCAACCAAGTACATTGCGGTGGCTAACCCTAGTTGTTAGAATCGATCAAAgaatgtataatattttgaaacaaaacgAGATTTGACAGCTGTTacctaaaaattaataattatttacataattgaatattccttgttttatttttggtcttagataaataaatattcatgtgGATTGCATATTTAGCGCATGTATTTCGAGTTAACCTATGCGACTGTCACGTACGTGGGTCAAATGACCTGTAATTCTCATATACGTCCCACTACATAGGTTGTGACCTAAGTGTTTCTTATGGtaattagtaggtattattgttTGTTACTGCACAGTTTTCATGTAATTTGACGAATTTAAATAACGTACAAATTCGAGTGGTAAGTATTCGAAAACTTATGCAAACATCTCGTAAGTTTAATGCGTCCTTAGATATATCCACAGATGACAGatacatgtacctacttaaactaTATCTAACTTTCCCGATTGCGATAAAACCAAGCAGTCAGATCTAATTTTGTAACGATTCTTTGTGATTATTGCCTGAAGACtcatgattaaaaatatttttcggaaTTAAGGTAATTATGACAATGATAACACGTATATGAGTATTGTGATTTCTGCACTGATAGAAATCCGTATTAAGGAAGTTCCTCCTCTGTGTGAGAATAGGCCATGCTCTGCAGTGGGACAGcaaaaatgaaaagtaaatcCTTATTTATTCCTTTTACATATAACACCGTAGAATCAATATGTTTATCTGATATTTTAAGTATATGCCATATGTTAAATAGAAGGATTAACGTAATAATGTCCACCGCATAATAAACTGGATTGATGTTGTAAAAAGATAAATATGTTATCTATTTGCCGCTTACATAAGTGGAATAGGGAATATTATCAATTTGAGTACCTCTTCATAGGTGCCGAGGACGCCGGTGTGCGTACCTCTTACTTTAGCAATTTTCAGTAGGATGTAGGTACTAAACGTCTGAAACTAAAGAagtttgtaatttgtttgaGAAACAgaaacacttatttttattttgacattgatACATTTTATCATTAGGTTTTTCTTCCCTAGAAAATGTCCAAAAGAATATTTTCTGTATCATTCACAGCATAAAATGCCAATATGAACGATGCGCTCTCCAATCGTATATAACAATACTCCACGAGCTAGCGAACTCAATCAAAATGTCCTCCAATAGGTTTGTTTCTCTGCGAATAGCTCAGTTTTATTGGAAGCTCAAATGATCGCATAGTTCATGTTATGACATAAGGTTATCTAGAACCTGATGATAGACTTTCTCTTTGGATACCAAGAAAAGTATAGGGAAGGTACACTATAAGTAACTGTGCTAAAGTTGCTAAGTGGTAAATTACAGACATGTCATAATTATTTGCTTAGTATCTTGTAGTTTGCGTAAAAATAACGCATTCAGAGAAATTCAGAatcttgtttttaaataaataataataataatgtctggacacattttcaaCCACGGTCGGTtggccccatggtaagttattaattaacctgtgttatgggtgctaacacaacgaCCGTGACCGTGACCCGACCCCAGATAACGGGAACAGGgacggaagaagaagaagaagaatatgggtgctaacacaactgataaactacatatagcttcatatatacatattgataaatacatattgtacggccaacaaacatgctcatcacacacatgtcgaccgaaccggggatcgaacccgggacctcaggttcggcagtccggcatggtgaccattgcgccatcgaggtcgtcaaaatcGATCGAGGTCGGTTTTGATCAtagaagaataaataataatagacagGCAaggccccgcagggcatctgaggcggatgagggggagtagcgaccccgcggggctatatatccgagtgctccagggagagtatactgtcccccatctccggcttgccggagtgaagcatgacgggggataggtctcccgcctcttgacttgccttcatcggccggtcagagtggagtcgctagagcaaggttagtcctgctcggagggtaggtgcctcgtggtaagtggcgagtgggccggtgatgctggacccacagggagcgcgtgatctgcgtttaaagtccgccgaggtatcctcacccttctcagccgctcatgtacctgttgcccccttgttgcgatttagcgactgattcccgggggcccagtaagtgagttggcgagtctccacctgccatttttacgtgtatttattacattgttatcggcaggtgccatagttcccgtagtttccccattcctagtccactagcatcccatcacaatagcccaagtagttttcatccatagttagcaatagtttagcacagaaccggggattgtccttgggtacatttctatagtgtatacagggataatcgtcggttttgtgtcaccatttcattaaagttgtctcaaaagggcttcagcgtgttggcttcggccccacgttcgcctcccaaaaatccgggactctatagtcccgaggtctggtataGACAGGCAAGAAGAATTAATAGTTTAGTATTAGTTCTGTTGCCTAAATATTAACCCAATGACCTTTGCATCGATATGGCATAAAAACGTTTCTGGcaactataaaacaaaaatcaccAACGACTTTCTTTTCTTTACCAAAGACTGCTGCAACGTCCTCAGGAATCCTTCTATCTactattcaaagaaaattagTTAATTAGCCCAAAATAAAACACGTATGTACATTCTTCCTCAGCAGTAAGGCAACAGTAGTATTTTCGAAACCGCACGTCTTTTCAAAGTCACATCGTGCGACGTTTTACCTTGAGGCGTCTGTTTTGGCAACGACACGCGCTGTGGGCCAATGGGCCACGGTTCATGGGAGAGCACCTAGTGTAGTGGGCTCTATAATTAGTAGAAATTATATAGTTCAATCTAGATATATTTAGTTTTCTATACAAATATAGGTATCTATACAAATGTTATGgacatcatcctcatcatcctttTGCCAgttatgttggggttggcttccagtctaaccaaatatATAGAACTGTTATGGCAGGCACCAAATATAATGTATAGCTACAAACAAATGTTATGAAAatcggtaggtacctatttcttcTGTGAGCTTGATACTGATCAAAATTAAACTTTGAAACGGCTACATCAGATTGAATAAATGCAGTTTGTTTTGTCTAGGGCTACCTCAGTAAATAAATGCAACACGGTATCCGGGGCCACTTGCTAGTGATTTACCACACGAACTACTAAACGTATACTGATGCAACGAGcccttacatattttttgaagcGTCTGCCATGAATTATAATGTGAATAAATGATGTTTTGTAATGTCATTACTTTTAGtcatttggttttattttcttcgCTTATCAATTcattaattgcatttaaatacatatgtttttaattgataaGCCTTTAtcgtacataaataattaaataacatttttgtctTTGCAGGTAATCAATGAAGTCTTATTAACTACGAAAATGGTGAGAAGAAGATTTTAAACAATCAGCTCTTATTCTGATAACCTTTATGAGTACCTACAAAATGGAATACCAATTTTTCTTGACGGTAAAGTATAGACCGGTAGGATACAAACATGGATCTTAAAGTTGCATGTCGTCACGATTATGCATTTATTCAAGAATCGTCTATGTATCGGTTGTGTCGTACCTAttataatcacattaaatcctatcacatatactttatgacattctatggcaaattgtaaaaaaaatctgccCTGAAAAATAATGAGAGGGCAGATAAGTAGGTGGTTTTTTTTCTTGACCACGTCCAAAGTCATCAAATgaaggccttggccctgctgggccccgctggaagTGGGTGGATTTCGGTTGGAAGAAATCGGACTATAGATTCCGCACTTCTCGCTGCCAGCGAGTTGATGTTGATTTCCATCATCTCGTCAAAATGTAAGCCCTTTAACATATTTCTTCTGATTTTAAATTGTGATTTCATACCTAAGTATTCATACATACACGCGTATTCAACCTCTGCCGAAGTTCTAATGACTCCGTAAAAATCTTTGTTTGTAGTGAGTGGACCCGAGTCCAAAGTTCGAAGTCCATCGTCCAATGTGGGGTGATGGTCGTCAAATGTTTTTCTAGGACATGGTAGTTTCGTCACGGTGTTTAATTCCATTGCTTTACAACTTTCGCGAAGCAAGTTGCAGTGTATTCTGTGTCAACTTACGTGGGTGGGACGATGGTAGATGTGAGGCAGCTTGAAGGGATTATTGAAGGAAGATCGAGCATTTATTGGGAGTGGTTGGTGTGAATCTGTACTTTTAGCGTCCAACCCTCAACCATTTCTCATCTCTGCAATTTGTTTGTCGATTTCTTAGTTAATTTGTTTGGTTTTGAACACCGTTCgttttgttacttttaattagttaattaattaacctGATTAGGCTAAGTAGTAAATTAATTCAGTCGTTTTAAAAGGTGTTAGCTATTGATTTGTATTTAATACTTGCATTCAGGTAATTGATTACCTCTATGGGTAAAATGGTTTCCTAATCTGCGAACATAGACCTAGAAATGTGAAAGATGTGCCAATGTGCAACCAATGTGTCATTGGCAGTGATTCACCACAAAATGATGATTGTGAAATCCATTAACCACCTGCATCATTTTTCCACATAATGCAATCAATATTTGGACTTTGAACTACTATTGCTCAAAACTTGTCCCACTACATAGAAACAATGTAAAGTCATCCAAATCATAAACCGCAAGGGGTTTGTATGTCGCTAGATGAGTCTCCGTCTCCCGAAGAATATTTCAAGTCGGTTTTTTCCCATGCAAGAGATTTTGAGGAAGCTCCCTAAAGTTGGAAATCTCTCTAATTTATCTCTCTACCATGATTTCGTTATCAGAGGGATAAATATCTGCTTCTGTAAATTAAATTCCATACCAAGATTAAATACTTATATCATGGATTTTATCTATTTTACCTACATTGTTCGTTGGATAGCAAACAATCTAATCTATAAGTTAGATTAGTATCTTAATTAAGAGAGTTGTTATTAAGTCCATGGTTGGTTTTACCATGTTGTAAACTGATAGTTGGTGTAATaacgttttattgtttatcTGTATAATCAGCACCCTTTTTATCATCTCACGTGATTGTAgattttatagtccaggtttcctcgagatgttttccttcacctttaatttGTCCGTTTATTACGGTAAACGATAGCGAAGAAGATTTATATAAAGTTTTGAAGTAGcattgaaaatgtaatttttatgtacTAGCCtttttctgcggtttcacccgcgtcccgtgggcactactgcccgtaccgggataaaataaaaccatgttactcggaaagagtatGGAAAGAGTGTGTTTTTGAATGCATCCAAATATTATTACAGTTATGCAGACAGTTGGGTGTTGTATTCATATTAACCTAAAATTAATCTGTTTTCACTCGTCACCAATACTCctactatttttttaagtttatcttatataaacaaactgataaaaacaattatataacATTTCACACTATTATTGTGTTGTcgctatgtaaatattatttaaaatcttatcTGCTTGTTTCATACCTACTTTTAGGTATATATCTTTAACGCCTTTAGTGATCAGGCCGCtgtaaataatacctaagtatttgtCTAGGAAACGTTAAATGAACAACAACATCTATAAAAAAACTGTACTTATTTTAATGCCttaaacctatttttttcataatttatcacaatttattgcagATTTTATTTGCAACACTCGAATTGTACTTAACTTATCACTTGTTAGAGTTCTTCGTGTTTTTCTAACCacgatttttttatcatatctgCGCCTTTTTCCCCAATCATAATCGTAGGCGCATTAGTATTACCTCGCACTACAAATGGCATTATACTTGCATCTATGACCCGCAATCCTTTCACATTGTGTACTCTCAACTCTGGGTCAACTACAGACTCCCCATCATTCTTAGGTCCCATCTTGGCTGTACTAGTAGGATGATACAACGAAAATGTAAGCTCCCTCGCAATACATTCCAAATGTTCATCGCTTTGCTTCTCAAAATCTTTACACGCTTCAATCTCAATCCAGTCTAATTTAAGTCCAGCTCCCTGGAACGTTTTAGTGTCACCCAATCTCAAGGAGTGTTTCTTCATGGCAGTTATTAAAGTGTCCAAATCTTCGCGCTCTTTAAAATAGTTGGCGTATATAAGAGGATGCTCAAGTGGATTCTTGCTGTTTAGAACAATCTTACCTCTCGATTTTGGGAACAATAACACAGTGTACACTACGATAACGAAATTCGATGTGTTAATCTCAATGAATTTACGATAAACTTCGTCGCTCAAGCCGTGCTTTTGAAAAACATCAAGCATACCATGTAGACTGGGAGGCATAACCAGATAGTGATGTTGGATATCTGGGGAAGAGGCGTCAGGGTCTGTGGTATTCATAAAGCTAATGACTCTATGCGGCGAAGTATCCTTCAATATCCCAGTCCCTTTCAAAAAGTATTCGGCAAACGAACCTACTACATTTTGTACAGACATTAATTCTTTATCGCCTGGCATAGTGTAAAACATAGGAACGAATACGTGGTCTTGTAAGTTTTCTCCAACGGGTAGATCAGCTTTTACTTCGATATCCATCTCCTCTAAATGTTTCCTCGGTCCAATACCAGATAGCATTAAAATTTGCGGAGAGTTTATAGAGCCACCCGATAACACAACTTCTTTCTTGGCATTCACAATTATGTCTTTACCATCTTTGGTAATCTGAACACCTTTAATCGCGTTTGAGCCAGGATGGAATAAAACTTTAGTCACTATGGCGTTTTTAATTACGTGTAAATTTTTCCTATCTTTAATTGGGCTCAAGAATGCTCGAGCAGTACTGTATCTCACATTACCTTTAATATTAGATTGCGCTGCTGTTATACCCATTTGATTGTCTCCGTTGACGTCGCTTAAGTTTTTCATTCCAAGTTCGGCTGCAGCTTGTATGATAATATTTTCGAATAGATGAGGATCTGTTACTTCTACAATATTAATGGGTCCATCCTTGTTATGGTGTTTGCTCCTTTCTTTTGTATAGTCTCCTGTGAATTTTTCGCTTTTTAGAAAGTATGGTAGGACTTCATCGTAGCTCCATCCGTAGTTGCCGTCAGCTGCCCAGGTGTCATAGTCAAGTTTGTTTGCTCTGACGTAAAACATGGCATTGATGCTGCTGCTACCGCCCAGGACTTTCCCTCGGGGCCAAGCGCAACCTTTTGTTTTGTAACTCCTGCAAGCATCTTGAGGCTGGGTCTTGTACCCCCAGTCTAGGTCGGTACCCAAGCTGTTGTAGAAGACTTGCGGAATCTGTAACATTTTATATGTTGTTTTATTGAGATACCGTACAAGTTTTCGGTAGTAATTACTCATTGGGTAGTAATTTCCTTATTTCAATTCATGTGAAGACCCTCAATAACATGATTGTATAAGGGAATTTCTTAATTATGATTGAGCAGTACTCACTTCAGTATTTAAGGTGGGGTTTCCTCCAGCCTCGACCAGCAATACCTTCCAATCTGGCACCTCACTCAATCGGTTCGCTACCACCGACCCAGCAGAACCGGCGCCCACCACTATGAAGTCATAGTTCGGATCTGAAATGTAgcaagttatttttgtttttagaaccatttatttataacagttgATGAGAAAaatcatcctaatcgaagaccgggaagtgggtcaaagtGGGTTTTTTTACTTGCGTAGTCAGTTACAAGTAAGGATAATATAATCGTGTTAAAAATGGAACACTCAAGTTCAAATGCCATTCTtctttcttaagaaatctcttccagcaggtcCGTAGTATAAAATGAACGCATATAAAGATaccatcaataaaaaaaaaatgggtagaGCCTACAGTTTTTTACCGTCGACAtcgtcattattatttttggggCCCTACacttattaaatattacaaacattaaTCTGAAGCATATTCAATGAGGGTATGACAGcgtgaacatatttttatactaagtcCAAAAACCTTT encodes the following:
- the LOC110370929 gene encoding glucose dehydrogenase [FAD, quinone]; its protein translation is MSWACDPALTSMILDSYQVAGPLFVQTLQTFFAAQCAIAGDHLWPDDATEAVLKDPNYDFIVVGAGSAGSVVANRLSEVPDWKVLLVEAGGNPTLNTEIPQVFYNSLGTDLDWGYKTQPQDACRSYKTKGCAWPRGKVLGGSSSINAMFYVRANKLDYDTWAADGNYGWSYDEVLPYFLKSEKFTGDYTKERSKHHNKDGPINIVEVTDPHLFENIIIQAAAELGMKNLSDVNGDNQMGITAAQSNIKGNVRYSTARAFLSPIKDRKNLHVIKNAIVTKVLFHPGSNAIKGVQITKDGKDIIVNAKKEVVLSGGSINSPQILMLSGIGPRKHLEEMDIEVKADLPVGENLQDHVFVPMFYTMPGDKELMSVQNVVGSFAEYFLKGTGILKDTSPHRVISFMNTTDPDASSPDIQHHYLVMPPSLHGMLDVFQKHGLSDEVYRKFIEINTSNFVIVVYTVLLFPKSRGKIVLNSKNPLEHPLIYANYFKEREDLDTLITAMKKHSLRLGDTKTFQGAGLKLDWIEIEACKDFEKQSDEHLECIARELTFSLYHPTSTAKMGPKNDGESVVDPELRVHNVKGLRVIDASIMPFVVRGNTNAPTIMIGEKGADMIKKSWLEKHEEL